Proteins from a genomic interval of Neoarius graeffei isolate fNeoGra1 chromosome 24, fNeoGra1.pri, whole genome shotgun sequence:
- the LOC132872849 gene encoding uncharacterized protein LOC132872849 isoform X2: MIGFEILHVSLCVMGLLSETLCSLTVEVEAGDNATVWCQHELSDTGYIVWFKHTSASVPLLLGCKKFRTSTPSQNCYFYNEIERIVMSVHGKNTSLTITAVNVSDTGLYYCSFIDLDQVNFKNSTFLQVKDRNKTLSENPDRAKGSVSSPVFFILNVVFGAVIVILLSVLIFIILKHRETHRGLFSGTMKAHMLKSRRKSSRFSENEALKFLHHEGFMISTHLEEI; encoded by the exons ATGATTGGGTTTGAAATTCTGCATGTGTCCCTCTGTGTCATGG GTTTGCTCTCGGAGACTCTGTGCTCTTTAACTGTGGAGGTGGAAGCTGGAGATAACGCCACTGTTTGGTGCCAACATGAGCTGAGTGATACAGGTTACATTGTCTGGTTTAAACACACAAGTGCTTCAGTTCCACTTCTTCTTGGGTGCAAAAAGTTTAGGACATCAACTCCATCACAAAACTGTTACTTCTATAATGAAATTGAGCGAATAGTGATGTCTGTTCACGGCAAGAACACGTCTCTCACCATCACCGCAGTAAATGTCTCTGATACAGGACTGTATTACTGCAGCTTCATAGATCTGGACCAAGTGAACTTTAAAAACTCGACCTTTTTACAAGTGAAAG acagaaataaaacactttctgAGAACCCGGACAGAGCGAaag GTTCAGTCTCTTCTCCTGTGTTCTTCATACTGAATGTGGTGTTCGGTGCAGTGATTGTGATTCTTCTCAGTGTCCTGATCTTCATCATACTGAAacacagagaaacacacagag GTTTATTCTCAGGAACAATGAAAGCACACATGCTAAAGTCGAGGAGAAAATCCTCAAGGTTCTCAGAGAATGAGGCTCTCAAGTTTCTCCACCATGAGGGTTTTATGATCTCGACACATCTCGAGGAAATAT GA
- the LOC132872849 gene encoding uncharacterized protein LOC132872849 isoform X1 codes for MIGFEILHVSLCVMGLLSETLCSLTVEVEAGDNATVWCQHELSDTGYIVWFKHTSASVPLLLGCKKFRTSTPSQNCYFYNEIERIVMSVHGKNTSLTITAVNVSDTGLYYCSFIDLDQVNFKNSTFLQVKDRNKTLSENPDRAKGSVSSPVFFILNVVFGAVIVILLSVLIFIILKHRETHRGLFSGTMKAHMLKSRRKSSRFSENEALKFLHHEGFMISTHLEEICEVHLIYYLYLIISAARWCSG; via the exons ATGATTGGGTTTGAAATTCTGCATGTGTCCCTCTGTGTCATGG GTTTGCTCTCGGAGACTCTGTGCTCTTTAACTGTGGAGGTGGAAGCTGGAGATAACGCCACTGTTTGGTGCCAACATGAGCTGAGTGATACAGGTTACATTGTCTGGTTTAAACACACAAGTGCTTCAGTTCCACTTCTTCTTGGGTGCAAAAAGTTTAGGACATCAACTCCATCACAAAACTGTTACTTCTATAATGAAATTGAGCGAATAGTGATGTCTGTTCACGGCAAGAACACGTCTCTCACCATCACCGCAGTAAATGTCTCTGATACAGGACTGTATTACTGCAGCTTCATAGATCTGGACCAAGTGAACTTTAAAAACTCGACCTTTTTACAAGTGAAAG acagaaataaaacactttctgAGAACCCGGACAGAGCGAaag GTTCAGTCTCTTCTCCTGTGTTCTTCATACTGAATGTGGTGTTCGGTGCAGTGATTGTGATTCTTCTCAGTGTCCTGATCTTCATCATACTGAAacacagagaaacacacagag GTTTATTCTCAGGAACAATGAAAGCACACATGCTAAAGTCGAGGAGAAAATCCTCAAGGTTCTCAGAGAATGAGGCTCTCAAGTTTCTCCACCATGAGGGTTTTATGATCTCGACACATCTCGAGGAAATATGTGAGGTTCACCTGATTTATTATTTATATCTGATcatctcggcggcacggtggtgtagtggttag
- the LOC132872849 gene encoding uncharacterized protein LOC132872849 isoform X4 translates to MIGFEILHVSLCVMGLLSETLCSLTVEVEAGDNATVWCQHELSDTGYIVWFKHTSASVPLLLGCKKFRTSTPSQNCYFYNEIERIVMSVHGKNTSLTITAVNVSDTGLYYCSFIDLDQVNFKNSTFLQVKDRNKTLSENPDRAKGSVSSPVFFILNVVFGAVIVILLSVLIFIILKHRETHRGAGAEDNEVNVTLQSLKLINTLI, encoded by the exons ATGATTGGGTTTGAAATTCTGCATGTGTCCCTCTGTGTCATGG GTTTGCTCTCGGAGACTCTGTGCTCTTTAACTGTGGAGGTGGAAGCTGGAGATAACGCCACTGTTTGGTGCCAACATGAGCTGAGTGATACAGGTTACATTGTCTGGTTTAAACACACAAGTGCTTCAGTTCCACTTCTTCTTGGGTGCAAAAAGTTTAGGACATCAACTCCATCACAAAACTGTTACTTCTATAATGAAATTGAGCGAATAGTGATGTCTGTTCACGGCAAGAACACGTCTCTCACCATCACCGCAGTAAATGTCTCTGATACAGGACTGTATTACTGCAGCTTCATAGATCTGGACCAAGTGAACTTTAAAAACTCGACCTTTTTACAAGTGAAAG acagaaataaaacactttctgAGAACCCGGACAGAGCGAaag GTTCAGTCTCTTCTCCTGTGTTCTTCATACTGAATGTGGTGTTCGGTGCAGTGATTGTGATTCTTCTCAGTGTCCTGATCTTCATCATACTGAAacacagagaaacacacagag GTGCTGGAGCAGAAGATAACGAGGTAAATGTGACACTACAATCATTAAAACTAATCAATACACTGATCTGA
- the LOC132872849 gene encoding uncharacterized protein LOC132872849 isoform X3, with product MIGFEILHVSLCVMGLLSETLCSLTVEVEAGDNATVWCQHELSDTGYIVWFKHTSASVPLLLGCKKFRTSTPSQNCYFYNEIERIVMSVHGKNTSLTITAVNVSDTGLYYCSFIDLDQVNFKNSTFLQVKDRNKTLSENPDRAKGSVSSPVFFILNVVFGAVIVILLSVLIFIILKHRETHRGSGLGLVALRCATVLKEENQEERET from the exons ATGATTGGGTTTGAAATTCTGCATGTGTCCCTCTGTGTCATGG GTTTGCTCTCGGAGACTCTGTGCTCTTTAACTGTGGAGGTGGAAGCTGGAGATAACGCCACTGTTTGGTGCCAACATGAGCTGAGTGATACAGGTTACATTGTCTGGTTTAAACACACAAGTGCTTCAGTTCCACTTCTTCTTGGGTGCAAAAAGTTTAGGACATCAACTCCATCACAAAACTGTTACTTCTATAATGAAATTGAGCGAATAGTGATGTCTGTTCACGGCAAGAACACGTCTCTCACCATCACCGCAGTAAATGTCTCTGATACAGGACTGTATTACTGCAGCTTCATAGATCTGGACCAAGTGAACTTTAAAAACTCGACCTTTTTACAAGTGAAAG acagaaataaaacactttctgAGAACCCGGACAGAGCGAaag GTTCAGTCTCTTCTCCTGTGTTCTTCATACTGAATGTGGTGTTCGGTGCAGTGATTGTGATTCTTCTCAGTGTCCTGATCTTCATCATACTGAAacacagagaaacacacagag GATCCGGACTCGGACTCGTTGCGTTACGCTGCGCTACAGTTCTCAAAGAAGAAAACCAAGAGGAGCGAGAGACGTGA